A section of the Neorhizobium galegae bv. orientalis str. HAMBI 540 genome encodes:
- a CDS encoding metallophosphoesterase, which translates to MDALWGNGLLVPEADVCICAGDITNAIVDSISYILRFIEPHMPVVLTLGNHDYYGTSIDFALERSRRLVEGTRIKLLENQTAVIDDCRFVGATLWTDFAVSVGDDEHISPEERRSFALSVVRANIADFFEIFRSDERQGNENGMVTTNEILSRHRFSRGFIDQTLGIPFSGRTVVLTHHAPHMNSLDPRFFGQATSAAFVSDLSDLIQRRRPDVWIHGHVHRFRDYMASKTRVICNPHGYGDERGTSGFRPSFVIDL; encoded by the coding sequence ATGGACGCTTTGTGGGGGAATGGTCTCTTAGTCCCAGAAGCCGACGTTTGTATCTGCGCTGGCGACATCACGAATGCAATAGTAGATAGCATTTCGTACATCCTGCGCTTCATCGAGCCCCACATGCCTGTGGTGCTAACTCTCGGCAACCACGACTATTATGGCACCAGTATCGATTTCGCCCTTGAGCGGTCGCGACGCCTCGTTGAAGGCACCCGTATAAAACTGCTTGAAAATCAGACCGCTGTTATTGACGATTGCCGTTTCGTCGGCGCGACACTGTGGACAGATTTCGCCGTTTCGGTCGGTGACGACGAGCACATCTCTCCTGAAGAGCGCCGAAGTTTCGCCCTCAGTGTCGTCCGCGCAAATATCGCCGACTTCTTCGAAATCTTTCGGTCGGATGAGAGGCAAGGAAATGAGAACGGCATGGTGACGACGAATGAGATTTTGTCCCGGCACAGGTTTAGCCGAGGTTTCATCGATCAAACGCTCGGCATCCCCTTCTCCGGTCGTACTGTCGTACTGACCCATCATGCCCCACATATGAATAGTTTGGACCCACGATTCTTCGGGCAAGCGACGTCGGCGGCTTTCGTCAGCGACCTATCGGATTTGATCCAGCGGCGACGTCCAGATGTATGGATTCACGGCCATGTCCACCGATTCAGAGATTACATGGCTTCAAAGACGAGGGTGATATGTAATCCGCACGGGTATGGTGACGAGCGGGGGACGTCTGGGTTTCGCCCAAGCTTCGTAATTGATCTGTAG
- a CDS encoding type I restriction-modification system subunit M, with amino-acid sequence MMQREEIRSLGGFVWSVADILRGDFKQSEYGKVILPFVVLRRLDCILEASKPQVLDAAKTLPDGVDEATRDMILFGAVGGNVKVYNLSRFTFATLKGQDPGQLHQNLVDYITKFSGNVRDIFLDKFLFTDQLKRLKDGGILWNVFQRMTEIDLHPDRVTNIEMGYLFEELIRRFSEISNETAGEHFTPREVIRLIVDLLIANDDTKLTKRGIIRQVYDPACGTGGMLALTEEALKEFNPSIRVELFGQEINGESFGICKSDMLVTGHDPEQIAFGNTLTQDAHKDKRFHYMLSNPPYGVDWKKYQEPIKEESDTLGFSGRFGAGTPRISDGQLLFLQHMISKMRDDEEGSRIGIVMNGSPLFTGGAGSGESEIRRWMLENDWVEAIVALPTDLFYNTGIQTYVWLLTNRKPASRQGKVQLIDASGERFWKPIRKSLGSKRREIPDEARADIVRIYEGFLNGGSGEGDVAKIFDITDFGYREIRVEHPLRLNFQASADRVARFRDDRTFIRLSEDEREEIEVVLLSLGDKRFTNRDAFEKALAKALKAEAVKIGGPVKKAILAALSERDEGADICIDKDGYPEPDTDLRDHELVPLKEDWRDYVAREVTPFVPGAWVDESYRDARDREIGRVGYEINFNRYFYRYVPPRSLEEIDAELKALEAEIAGLLREVVA; translated from the coding sequence ATGATGCAAAGGGAAGAAATTCGCTCGCTGGGCGGTTTTGTCTGGTCTGTTGCCGACATATTGCGCGGCGATTTCAAGCAGTCGGAATATGGGAAGGTTATTCTCCCCTTCGTTGTGCTGCGCCGCCTCGATTGCATCCTTGAAGCGTCGAAACCCCAGGTGCTCGATGCCGCCAAGACCCTGCCCGACGGCGTGGACGAGGCCACGCGCGACATGATCTTGTTCGGCGCGGTCGGCGGCAACGTGAAAGTCTACAACCTGTCTCGCTTCACCTTCGCCACGCTCAAGGGTCAAGACCCCGGCCAGCTTCACCAGAATCTTGTGGATTACATCACGAAGTTTTCCGGCAACGTCCGCGACATCTTTCTCGACAAATTCCTGTTCACCGACCAGCTCAAGCGACTCAAAGACGGCGGCATCCTCTGGAATGTGTTCCAGCGTATGACCGAGATCGACTTGCACCCAGACCGCGTGACGAACATTGAGATGGGTTACCTCTTCGAGGAGCTTATCCGCCGCTTCTCGGAAATCTCCAACGAGACGGCAGGCGAGCACTTCACTCCTCGCGAGGTCATCCGACTAATCGTGGATTTGCTGATCGCCAACGACGACACCAAGCTCACCAAGCGTGGCATCATTCGGCAGGTCTATGACCCGGCGTGCGGAACGGGCGGGATGCTGGCGCTGACCGAGGAAGCGTTGAAGGAATTCAACCCGTCGATCCGAGTCGAGCTGTTCGGGCAGGAGATCAACGGTGAATCCTTCGGCATCTGCAAATCCGACATGCTGGTGACGGGCCACGATCCTGAACAGATTGCCTTTGGCAACACGCTTACGCAGGACGCGCACAAGGACAAGCGCTTCCACTATATGCTGTCCAACCCACCTTACGGCGTGGACTGGAAGAAATACCAAGAGCCGATCAAGGAGGAGTCCGACACGCTCGGCTTCTCCGGCCGCTTCGGGGCTGGAACGCCCCGTATATCGGACGGGCAGCTTCTCTTCCTCCAGCACATGATCTCCAAGATGCGCGACGACGAGGAAGGATCGCGCATTGGCATCGTCATGAACGGCTCCCCGCTCTTCACCGGAGGGGCAGGCTCCGGTGAAAGTGAAATCCGCCGATGGATGCTCGAAAACGATTGGGTCGAGGCAATCGTGGCCCTGCCCACCGACCTTTTCTACAACACGGGCATCCAAACCTATGTCTGGCTCCTCACCAATCGCAAGCCCGCTAGCCGCCAAGGGAAGGTGCAATTAATCGACGCATCGGGCGAGCGGTTCTGGAAGCCCATCCGCAAGTCGCTTGGCTCCAAGCGCCGCGAGATTCCCGACGAGGCCCGCGCCGACATTGTGCGCATTTACGAGGGCTTCCTCAACGGCGGGAGCGGGGAAGGCGACGTTGCCAAAATCTTCGACATCACGGATTTCGGCTATCGCGAAATCCGCGTCGAGCACCCGTTGCGCCTGAACTTTCAGGCGAGCGCCGACCGCGTTGCAAGGTTTCGTGACGACAGGACCTTCATACGCCTCTCGGAAGACGAGCGGGAGGAGATTGAGGTTGTCTTGCTCTCCCTTGGTGACAAGCGCTTCACAAACCGTGATGCTTTCGAGAAAGCCCTGGCCAAGGCTTTGAAGGCTGAAGCCGTCAAAATCGGCGGTCCTGTCAAAAAAGCCATCCTCGCAGCTCTCTCCGAGCGCGACGAGGGTGCCGACATCTGCATCGATAAGGACGGGTATCCCGAGCCGGACACCGACCTGCGCGACCATGAACTTGTGCCGCTCAAAGAGGATTGGCGCGACTATGTGGCGCGGGAAGTCACCCCCTTCGTCCCCGGCGCATGGGTCGATGAAAGCTACCGCGACGCACGCGACCGCGAGATTGGGCGAGTTGGCTACGAGATCAACTTCAACCGCTATTTCTACCGCTACGTTCCGCCGCGCTCGCTTGAGGAGATCGATGCGGAGTTAAAGGCGCTGGAAGCGGAAATCGCTGGGCTGCTGCGAGAGGTTGTGGCGTGA